In the genome of Thermodesulfobacteriota bacterium, the window GATGATTACGGCCGAGGGGACCTCGATCATGATGCCCACATCGATATCCCGGTTATATTCCAGTTTGTCTTTTTTCAGGGACGCCGCCGCCTGATCCAGGTGGCTGATGGCTTCGGTGGTTTCATCGACGCTGGAGATCATGGGAAACATGATTTTGACGTTGCCAAAGACGGCCGCTCTCAAAATGGCCCTTAACTGGGTTCTGAAAATATCCGGCCGCTTGAGACAGAAGCGGATGGCCCGAAGACCCAGGGCCGGGTTGGCCTCGTCTTCCGTCTGGTTATAGGCGATGGCCTTGTCGCCGTTGATGTCCAGGGTGCGGATGGTCACCGGCAGGGGCGCCATTCTCTGGGCGATTTCTTTATACTGCTCGAACAATTCCTCTTCCGAGGGGAAGGAGTTGCGGCTCAAGTAGAGAAACTCCGTCCGGAAAAGGCCGATGCCGTCGCCGCCGTAGCGCTTGACCTGATCGATGTCGTCGGGCAGTTCGATGTTGCCCAGTATCCTTAAGGTAACGCCGTCGGCGGTTGTCGATGGCAGCAGGGCGCCCTTGATGATGTCGGTTTTATAGGCGTAATAGGCTTCCTGCCGGTTCTGATAATCAATCAGGGTCTCTTCGGTGGGGTTGATGATGACCATGCCGTTGTCGCCGTCAACGATGATGATATCATCGTTCCGGATGACCCAGGTGGCCCGCTCCAGACCTAAAACAGATGGGATTTCAAGCGTCTTGGCGATAATGGCGGTGTGGGAGGTGCGGCCGCCCTTGTCGGTGATAAAACCCTTGATCCGGTTGAGCTGGATCTGGCTGGTATCGGCCGGGGAGAGGTCATGGGCGACCAGAATGACCCGTTTATTGATCTTGCTGATTTTGACGTTGGGGGTTCCCACCAGATGCTGCATGATCCGGTCGGACACATGAACGATATCGGCGGCTCTTCCTTTAATATAGGGGTCGGCGATTTCCCGGAACATGGCCTTGATATTGGACACCACCTTTTTCAGGGCCCATTCCGCGTTGACCTGCTCTTTTTCAATGGTCTCGATGGCCTTTCCATAGAGCATCTTGTCCTTGAACAGAACCTTGTGGGCCTCCAGAATGTGGATGTGATCCCGCAGGTCTCCCGGGATGTCGCGGATGATCTGAGTGAGCTCTTCCTTGGCGCTTTTGACGGCGGCCCTGAACCGGTTCACTTCGGCGGTGATATTGTCCGAATCGATAAAATACTTTTCCACCACTTCCACACCGGGGCTGTCGGTGTCCACCAGGTAGGCCTTTCCGATACAGATTCCCGGGGAACCGCTCACGCCGACGAGGGCGATCTGTTTGTCACTCCCTGACATTATTCCCGTCTCTTCCTGTTTTTTCTTATTCGTCAAAACCCCTCGCAACCAGATCTACCAGCTTTTCCAGAAGCAACGCATCCGCCGGGTTATCCGCTTCAAAACGGATTTCCGCCCCCTTGGCACAGGCCAGGGTCAGGATGTCAATAACGCTGCTGGCGTCCACTCTTGTTCCGTTTCTGACCAACCAGACGGGGCCCCTGGCCCCGGCGGCGGCTTTAGCCACCTTGGCGGCGGCCCGGGCATGCAGTCCGAGTTCGTTGACGACAACGGTGTCTATGCCGTGCCTCCCGGAAGAGGTATGCATGATTTTTTCATCCAATCTATGTACTATATGCCCGAAATCAAACTAATATGAACGAAAACGCACAAAAAGAAAAGAGAAAACCGGTGGTTTTATAAAAAACTAATTTTATTCGGTATTATTATGATCAGATGGTGGTTTCTTCTTGAACTGCTGTTCAATCTGCTTGAACAGCTCCTTTTTCCTGGTCTCTTCCTTCTGTTTTAAATCCTCGATGGTCTTGTTCCGGCTCTGCTGTTCCTGTTTGAACCGGGCCAGCTCGTCGCCCATGCCACTCCTGGGCGCGTCATCCGGCAAATGCTCGATGGCCGTGTGATCCCGGATAAAAACACGGACCCCGTAAGCACCGCTGGCCATTTCCACGATTCCCTGCTGCTCCAGCTTGCGGCAGAGCCGGTGAACCTGTTCGACGGAAACGGCCAGAATCTCTCCTATGGCCTCCACGGACGGCGGGTGACCATCGCGGTGCTCCAGGATCCGTATGGCCGCCACCACCAGATGGGCGCTATGATAAGGTGAAAGGTTGTTCATCAGTCTCCTTGACATGAACCTGAATAGATAGTAGCATCCTGCCTGAATTTGTCAAGGCAGGGCCAACCGTCAACAACCTTTCCGGGAGGATGAAAAATGATTGAAATTACAGATATTAATGCAAGGGAAATACTGGATTCCAGGGGCAATCCCACGGTGGAGGTGGAGGTGGCCCTGGCCTGCGGCGCCATCGGCCGGGCAGCGGTCCCTTCCGGGGCCTCCACGGGAACCCGGGAAGCGCTGGAGCTCCGGGACGGAGATGCCCGCCGCTACCTGGGCAAAGGCGTCATCAAAGCCGTGAACAACGTCAACACCCTCATCGCGCCCCGGCTGACCGGTCTGCCGGCCGACGATCAGGCGCTGATCGACAGCACCATGATCGAACTGGACGGCACGGCCAACAAGTCCAAGCTTGGCGCCAACGCCATTCTGGGCGTTTCCATGGCCACGGCCCGGGCCGCGGCCGATGCGTATTCCCTGCCGCTTTACAAATATCTGGGGGGGATTTATGCCCGGCAGCTGCCCATGCCGATGATGAATATCGTCAACGGCGGCGCCCACGCTTCCAGCGGCCTGGACATCCAGGAGTTCATGATCATCCCGGTCGGCGCCGACTGCTTTGCCGATTGCCTGCGCATGGGCGCCGAGGTGTTTCATAACCTGAAGAAAATATTAAAGGCCAAGGGATTCAGCACCGCCGTCGGTGATGAAGGCGGTTTCGCGCCCAACCTGGAAAGCAATGAGGCCGCCCTGAAACTGATCGTGGAGGCGATTTCCGCCGCCGGTTATGAACCGGGTGAGGATATCTGCCTGGGACTGGATGCCGCGGCCAGCGAGTTTTTCAAGGGAAAGGGGAAAAAGGGCAAATACGTCCTCAAGGCCGAAGGCCGGGAACTGAGTTCCGAAGAGATGATCGAATACTATGAAAAGTGGATCGATAAGTATCCCATCGTCTCCATCGAGGACGGTCTGGCCGAGCAGGACTGGAACAACTGGCCCCTGATGACCGAACGCCTGGGCAACCTGATCCAGATCGTCGGGGACGATGTCTTTGTCACCAATCCGGAGATCTTCGCCAAGGGGATCAATGAGGGCCTGGCCAATGCCATTCTGGTGAAATTAAACCAGATCGGCACCGTGACCGAAACCCTGGATACCATTGACCTGGCCCGGCAGGCGGGTTACAGCACCGTGATTTCCCACCGGTCCGGCGAGACCGAGGACGCCTTTATCGCCGATCTGGTGGTGGGCGTCAACGGCGGCCAGATCAAGACCGGCTCCCTTTCCCGGTCGGATCGGATCGCCAAGTACAATCAACTGCTGCGGATTGAAGAAGAGCTGGGGGTAGCCGGCCGGCTGGCCTGCGAATTTTAATCCCGGATAGTCGACGCATCAACAACTTCAGCACACAGGGGGAGGGGAATGGGCGCATCCTCAAAGTTCATCTT includes:
- the ptsP gene encoding phosphoenolpyruvate--protein phosphotransferase, translated to MSGSDKQIALVGVSGSPGICIGKAYLVDTDSPGVEVVEKYFIDSDNITAEVNRFRAAVKSAKEELTQIIRDIPGDLRDHIHILEAHKVLFKDKMLYGKAIETIEKEQVNAEWALKKVVSNIKAMFREIADPYIKGRAADIVHVSDRIMQHLVGTPNVKISKINKRVILVAHDLSPADTSQIQLNRIKGFITDKGGRTSHTAIIAKTLEIPSVLGLERATWVIRNDDIIIVDGDNGMVIINPTEETLIDYQNRQEAYYAYKTDIIKGALLPSTTADGVTLRILGNIELPDDIDQVKRYGGDGIGLFRTEFLYLSRNSFPSEEELFEQYKEIAQRMAPLPVTIRTLDINGDKAIAYNQTEDEANPALGLRAIRFCLKRPDIFRTQLRAILRAAVFGNVKIMFPMISSVDETTEAISHLDQAAASLKKDKLEYNRDIDVGIMIEVPSAVIIADLLADMVDFFSIGTNDLVQYSLAIDRGNRKVAHLFQTLHPAIIRMIRQIVKIAREKEVELVMCGEMAGAPINLPILLGLGMRDLSMNPPSIPIVKNTLRALDVKTSEKFIVDVLKQTSSSDISDLIQKKFGDIFLNMPGTGH
- a CDS encoding HPr family phosphocarrier protein → MHTSSGRHGIDTVVVNELGLHARAAAKVAKAAAGARGPVWLVRNGTRVDASSVIDILTLACAKGAEIRFEADNPADALLLEKLVDLVARGFDE
- the eno gene encoding phosphopyruvate hydratase, translated to MIEITDINAREILDSRGNPTVEVEVALACGAIGRAAVPSGASTGTREALELRDGDARRYLGKGVIKAVNNVNTLIAPRLTGLPADDQALIDSTMIELDGTANKSKLGANAILGVSMATARAAADAYSLPLYKYLGGIYARQLPMPMMNIVNGGAHASSGLDIQEFMIIPVGADCFADCLRMGAEVFHNLKKILKAKGFSTAVGDEGGFAPNLESNEAALKLIVEAISAAGYEPGEDICLGLDAAASEFFKGKGKKGKYVLKAEGRELSSEEMIEYYEKWIDKYPIVSIEDGLAEQDWNNWPLMTERLGNLIQIVGDDVFVTNPEIFAKGINEGLANAILVKLNQIGTVTETLDTIDLARQAGYSTVISHRSGETEDAFIADLVVGVNGGQIKTGSLSRSDRIAKYNQLLRIEEELGVAGRLACEF